Genomic window (Cuculus canorus isolate bCucCan1 chromosome 15, bCucCan1.pri, whole genome shotgun sequence):
atagTGAAGCCCCAAGTGTTGGCAATTTGATAGTATCCACTGTTCTCATTAAGAGGAAAGAGGTGGCAGAGTTGGCAGTTGAAATAGGGAGGGAATTGTCACTGGTAGCAAATGTTTGGGGGGAAGCTCTTTAATGTGAGTCTGTAATAATGCTGCAGTATGCTGTTTCCtaagaaggagggaggaatgaAGAGCTTTGAAAGAGGATTAAGAATTGGCATTTTATTGTAAAACCAGAATGAATTGAAAATGCagttacttatttttctgtctgttggGCTGTGTCTGaatgaagaaaggaagcaaaaagtTGCAGCAATCTTGGAAGGGAAAGGATAAGAGCATtatcatttaaattttaaataacatttagtGCTGTTTATGTGATTCTAAACAGACTTTGATTTTTGCTGCTGGTGTTGtagtttcttttcagtttgactTATAGATGCGCAGATCATTCTTAAGAGAATTTTATTGTATTCCCACATTTCTCAGTAGCTGTTTCTGTGAAAGGCACGTCACAATGGTCAGTGAAAACGTTGCTGTGATGCAGAGTCACTCTGGAGAAATGTAATCAATACTTCTGTGTGTGAAATAAATACAGGTGATCCTAAACAGTTTCTCTAGACACTGTGTTTTAAATTCATTTCTGGCTATAATTAATGAAGTGCATAAACCTGGGAgttagaaccacagaatggtttgggttggaaggtgccttaaagatcatccagttccaacctccctgctgtgggcagggacagcagcCTTGACTCTCAGCCTGTTTGTTGAAGCTGTTTGCCTGCACTCTTGTAAGATCCTTTAAAGTGTTCACTGTCAGCAGTGTGAAATAACTCACACAGTGCAGCTGCTTCTCGCTCCGTGGTATCAGCTCCCCCCAGCCTGGTTTCTGTGCTAGCAGTGATTCCCTTGTGCGAGGCAGTTCTATGCATGGTACAagtcttctccttccctcctgctttcctCACTGCAAGCAAAAGTTGTGTTTGTGAAAGCCTTTTGCTCTGGCATACAGACTGGCTGAAATGCAGGGGTTGCTGTGTTGTAGGTGGGGAACAGTGGATGTCAGGTGCGATGTTGGGCTGCGCTGACACACGCTGGTGATCAAAATAGGGATTTTGCAATAGCACGCAGGTTGTATTTCTGTCTGGTTGTCTCGTGTGTTTCCTGTCGCAGTGTGCAGCCTCTTTTAGAAAAGCTTTGTCGCTTGGACTGCTGACAGGAGGCACGCCAgttagaggaaaaatatttaacatcttCTCACTTCTGCATATGCTTTTTGCCTTCTGGGCTTTCACATCAGAGACAAGAAGCTCTCgctgcatattttctttccGTGTCAGCTAGAAATAGGCTCAGCTGCTCTAATTCCTCCGCCGCTGATGGAGCAGCGTGTTGCTATAGAGATTCAGCATCTTCCAAACAGCAGGGTCAAACAATTCCACAGTCAGAGGCCGTTGCTGAGGAGTTCACTGAATGAAGACAGGCAGTTTTCTTGTGTCTAGCTGGTTTTGAAGCAGCAGTTAGGTAAACATGGAGTTATCAGACTGGATGATCGCTCTAGCTAaagaagctgggagagaagGGTTGATTTTAGTGgaggttgtttgttttctgttggtttgggggggttgtttggtttttttcacattttctagaGGATAGCAGGCTTTATCCCTTCGCTTATCTCCACTTGCATCTGTCAGACATCCTGATGAAGCATATTGTAGTTCAGAAATGGCTCAGCTCTATCCCCTGCTTAACCAGTTACCCGATCTATAACCTGGTCTAAGCTCCTTATAACTTTCACACATTAACCCAGATACATTTGTTTGTGCCTTCTGGGTTTTTGAGAATATGGAACCTCACTCCCAGTTTGAAAACCCCAGCAACACACTTGACTATCTTCTTCAGAGCTCAGATGACCCTGAACATGAGCTTCCTCCTTGGTAACATGGCTACAGAGGCACATAACTGAGGGGTTGATGACTGACAGTTTTGCCTGACAGCCCCACAAGGCAGGACCAATGTGCAGTTTGGATAACactatgttttcatttgctttaggTGTTGTCCTTTGTAATCCCCACACAGCTCCAGAGGGCAACACAGCGGGCGCTTCACAGGCTCTTCCACACAAGGTATTGCActtctttttcatgcttttgacattattttttaCTGGCGTTTCTGGACACTACCAGTGACTTCCTGCCACCATCATAGCCTTCAGTGTTATCCTCAGATGTTCTCTCTTCATTAGGGATGCTCATTGGAGGTTCCAGATTGCCTGTAGGTTTGCCACACTGCTGTGTCTCTGTTCCTTGCTTATTGTTGGGAAGATGCTACCCTGAAATATCTGAACATGTTGACAAACAAAGATAACGTGGCTCAGTAGCTTCCAGTGTAACAGATGTTGGTTGCATTGGTGGGAGGCTGCATCCATGGGGGAATTCCAGCAGACTCCGGCAGCTGCAGAATGAGTTTAGACAGAGCTAGCAattccccatcctctccctcaAATCCCATTAGTCTTAGTCCGGCAGCTTGGATATCCAGGTGGCGTGGGGGGAAGCTGCACAGCTGGCAGCGTGCAGCCTGCTGTGTTAGAGCAAATTTTGTAGCTCACTGTAAACGTCGGTGCTTTAGAATCTGCCTCAGAGTGATTAAAACACCTTTCCTCTGGGGGCAGTGACTCAGGTGTGACAGACACTCTGGAGGCGTAACATCCACAGCTGCTGAGCATGCGCTGCAGTTGTTTTGGCACCTGCTGTGCAGATTCTTTGCTGTTAACACAGCCTGAGACGGAGCGGTTACACCgctttcagcagcagagctgttaTCTGCTGGGCCTGGGCTAGTTGTACTATGAGCTGGAGGCACTTTGCTCCTCCACACACACCCCTCAGCTGCGTCACCTCATTCATGCAGGaggtttttcagtttctggagAAGTCCAGTGAGGCACAGCACTTGGTGTCTTCTTGTAGCCCTGCAACAGGGAGCAGACACTGCAGGGTCCTGCTGGATTGTGCAGAGgagtggggagggaaagagTAGAGGAGAGCTTGTCTGCAGGGGGCTGCCCGTGGCAGGAAAACATACATCACTTGTTATGGAAAACTCCAGCGAGCTGACATATAACGCAGAGAACCCTGTGGTAAGAGAACATTGCTCTTCTGGCATTGCTTCATCTGAGCATCTCTGCCCGGCTGCCGGCAGTTGTTGCTCAGTGCGATGCATCCCACACAGCCCTGCGTGCCAAGCACTTGTGCTGCCTGCCTCTGGGCTGCCAACAGATCGGAGGCAGCGTGTGCCACTGCTGACCTCCTGCTACATGGATGTCGGAGCAGCTGCTTGTCTTATTCCGGGGATTTTCAGGTTCCTTCTTCCTAGGGTTTTCTGTGCCTCCAGAGCAGTGCGTGGCAAACATCTTCTGGCAGGATGTGTTGTTACTTATTGCTGCGGCTTATTTTGTCAGCACCAAGGGTGCTTTGTACTTGACTCTGCtgttgggaaaaaaagccaaaggacAGGACGATAATGAATTTAGCTGGCATATTTAAAGGAGTGTAtgtgggaagaagggaaggagaagccACTGGATGGAGAAAGCACTATTAATACGCAGTCCACACTGGCCTGAAAACCTAAAAGAAGCATCTCCTTGCATTTGGAAAGTCTTTGCTGGTCACCTCTGAATGTACTTGGCCTGTTAATCAGGATGCTGAGTATGAAACAGGCCATCCTCTTTCTGTTACAGgagctgtttgtttgttggCCTGCACGTAGCCCTGCAGGCTGCCGTGTACGGGGAGTACACATGGGAAGTGTTTGTGTactgctgggagctgcagttccccctgctcctcctcctgctgccctacctgctgctggctggaaaCGTGGGCTGCTTCGTCCTCTGCTCCCGTGCCAACCCTGGTGAGTTCATCCCAATTCTGAGCTGTTGCCATCGGAAAATGGAACCTAAAGAATGTCACAAACACCATTACTTTtactggttttcttctttctttcgCAGGTATAATAACAAAATCAAACCACGCCTCGTTGGTTAAGGTTTATGCCTATGATGGTGTGTTGTTTCAGAAAGGCATCGTGTGTCCAGCGTGCAACCTGGAGAAGCCGGCCAGGTCAAAACACTGCAGTAAGAATCTAAACTTCCTCGATAAGCCTAACAGTAACACTTTCCCAGATGAATTCTCCACTCATTTCTGCATTTACACCATGTCTGTTCTGTTACCCAGTATGACCCACACAGGactgtgtttgttttatggGGTCCCAGCTCACAGCTGCCCTTTGCTTGTCCGTGGGACTGTTCTTTTCACAGAGATCACCAGTTCTGAGGGTGTTGCTTTGAGTCGGGAACTTTTAGCATCTagaagttaaattaaaaattatcacCTGCCAAGACCTGAGCTGAggattttgtgtttctcttgcaGAATTTGCTGTTATAATCTGTTATAAAATAAAGCTGGGAGCTACAGTTGCTGCCTTTTATATGTTTTGCTGGGCAGTATTCACAGAGACCAAAGTCTTTCAGCTGCAGGCGTGatgaataaagaaagaaatgagataCATGTCTATGTAGCATGGGGGTTTTGATGaataaaatgaatgtatttgCTTAAAAAGCTGTCAGCTAAATCGTGCCCATAATTATCAGATTTTCTCCAATGAAAAACTATCCCAAACTGTGTAAAAATCAAACTGACGACTTAAAACCCAAATAACAGAAGAGTCTGTCCCTCGCTCCTCGACAGGTTTGTGCAGCGTGTGCGTACATCGCTTTGATCACCACTGCGTGTGGGTCAACAACTGCATCGGGGCCTTCAATGCCAGGTATTTCCTGCTGTACCTCCTGACGCTGACCGCCACGGCCGCCGCCATGACCACCATCACCACAGCATTTCTCGTCCAAGTGGTGCTGCTGTCCAATGTGATGGAGGGGAGATACATCGACGACGAGGGCCGTGAGCGCGCTGTCGACGTTCTCTTCCTCATTCAGGTGAGTTTATGTGCTCTGGGTTAGAGAAAGGATTTTCCAGGTCTTTGCTTTCGAGGATCCTGTAAACCCACCCCTTCTCACAGGCAAGATGTTCTCACAGGCTGCAGGGCTTTTACCAGCCTCACACAGCCAAGTTAGTTTAGAAAACGTGcagaatactttaaaaagatGGGATTTTTCTCACAGCACTTCATTCCGCTCTCCCGTGCTTTGGATTTCTATCTCCAGGCTGCTTTCACTCTGCAGATCTGGTTCATAAAGAATGACTGTACATTTCAGTGACCAACTACTTAGGGAACAGTTGTCATTCCTTGAGATATTTTCATGGAGATGTTAAAGCAGGACCCTGCTATCCTGGAACTTGGATGCTGGAATATTTTCTCTCATCTACAGGCAAAGGGTGACTTTGAGTCTTTGGAGCACTCAACTCATTTGCAtttcaatcccctcatcccttTCTGTAGTAGGGCAGGAAGGTTATAAGTAGAAAATGCTTTATCTTTTCCTCATTCTAGACAACAGATGTTTCAGCTTTGGTCTCCTTTAGAGGGATCTCGGTCAGGGAATTTTTGAGCAGTACTGTTACCACTCCCCAGTACTGGAAATTAACTCAGAAACGAGCTGCTTAAACTGTACCACAtcagaaaaactgaagttttacCAGACAGCAGCCTCTCTGTTTGGCAGTTTGGTTTCAGATGATCtccattaattattttttttaatttaaaaaaaaaaaattaaaaaaaaaaaaacaaaacaaagaagcaaagttCCAGTAGGAAGGATGAATGCTCAGAGGCTGATGGGTGGAGAGAATAACCCCACGTGTTAGCAAGGC
Coding sequences:
- the ZDHHC4 gene encoding palmitoyltransferase ZDHHC4 isoform X1, which translates into the protein MEFVTLFGIYLCSVLAAIALLGLCSGRKEGFLARSTSSASQVLSFVIPTQLQRATQRALHRLFHTRSCLFVGLHVALQAAVYGEYTWEVFVYCWELQFPLLLLLLPYLLLAGNVGCFVLCSRANPGIITKSNHASLVKVYAYDGVLFQKGIVCPACNLEKPARSKHCSKNLNFLDKPNSLCSVCVHRFDHHCVWVNNCIGAFNARYFLLYLLTLTATAAAMTTITTAFLVQVVLLSNVMEGRYIDDEGRERAVDVLFLIQHLFMTFPRIVFMLGFVTLLTLILGAYSCFTLCLALTNQTSNEWCKSRRCGVSPQLTALSPSRKAVYRNIYSKGVWMNLKEIFMLATAVERKKKT
- the ZDHHC4 gene encoding palmitoyltransferase ZDHHC4 isoform X2 gives rise to the protein MEFVTLFGIYLCSVLAAIALLGLCSGRKEGFLARSTSSASQVLSFVIPTQLQRATQRALHRLFHTRSCLFVGLHVALQAAVYGEYTWEVFVYCWELQFPLLLLLLPYLLLAGNVGCFVLCSRANPGIITKSNHASLVKVYAYDGVLFQKGIVCPACNLEKPARSKHCSLCSVCVHRFDHHCVWVNNCIGAFNARYFLLYLLTLTATAAAMTTITTAFLVQVVLLSNVMEGRYIDDEGRERAVDVLFLIQHLFMTFPRIVFMLGFVTLLTLILGAYSCFTLCLALTNQTSNEWCKSRRCGVSPQLTALSPSRKAVYRNIYSKGVWMNLKEIFMLATAVERKKKT